A single genomic interval of Fibrobacter sp. UWB13 harbors:
- a CDS encoding glycoside hydrolase family 5 protein — MKKSKMAIVALCAFAFVGSAFATIQPTRVGPVSQYGALQAGKNSAGEGRIYGSVQGVKDGAEVQVRGMSLTWSIFWPNGMSFYGNSFIDSLVGEWNVELVRSAMGSVGNWGQGNYKTRPEYYSAQMDTVVQAAIRNDVYVLVDWHSEGGYYNCIHKGVKPKYEFNDNKACFTASDAAKFFGTMAQRYGKYPHVIFEIYNEPVSESWNDLKAYADTVVQEIRKYSDNLIVVGTPMWSSAAGDAVANPVVDKNVAYTHHFYANMHNINETSTSQNASPNKAIAAGLSVFVTEWGWVEKDINDAKTKANADAFLKWVDEKKLSTAKWDVEKPYLEDNDDDNYIKANVLPQKTTYTKNLDWASQINDDLPFALKTTSTDATGEWSFITDVSGSDEQGDHGNSSFEDNSENGMVKMDKIKLDTVGTAFDYAPYVNADFTFDFDISKCKMFSYRYKGTNHQFVAYSDWNTSTEILGQGLWDYPFVGMPYSPEWTTAYVDFGWMVNNGWQADVPTIFSTKLTTALRFSVTNVAFGDYLWIDSLKCVENVSNYTVMEIPDVLSIPTARMAARNFVRVNTDGMNIVATGVKNGSHYSLSNVLGQTLRVGVAKAGNFSMTAPRAGRYILRIGNSVYPVTVK, encoded by the coding sequence ATGAAAAAGTCAAAAATGGCGATTGTCGCCTTGTGTGCGTTTGCCTTTGTGGGTAGCGCATTTGCAACAATTCAGCCCACGCGCGTAGGTCCCGTAAGTCAATACGGTGCTTTGCAAGCCGGCAAGAATTCCGCTGGCGAAGGCCGCATTTATGGAAGCGTGCAAGGCGTCAAAGATGGAGCCGAAGTTCAGGTGCGCGGAATGAGCCTTACCTGGAGTATCTTTTGGCCAAACGGAATGTCGTTCTACGGCAATTCCTTTATTGATTCGCTTGTAGGCGAGTGGAATGTTGAACTTGTTCGCTCTGCAATGGGTTCCGTTGGAAATTGGGGACAAGGGAATTACAAGACTCGTCCTGAATATTATTCCGCACAAATGGATACGGTCGTACAGGCGGCTATCAGAAACGATGTTTATGTTTTGGTGGACTGGCACAGTGAAGGTGGCTATTATAATTGCATTCACAAGGGTGTAAAACCGAAGTACGAATTTAACGATAATAAGGCTTGCTTTACGGCAAGTGACGCTGCGAAATTCTTTGGGACCATGGCTCAGCGTTATGGCAAATACCCGCATGTGATTTTTGAAATTTACAATGAACCTGTGAGTGAAAGTTGGAATGACCTCAAGGCTTATGCTGATACAGTTGTTCAGGAAATTCGTAAATATTCGGATAACTTAATTGTTGTAGGGACACCGATGTGGTCTTCTGCGGCTGGCGATGCTGTTGCAAATCCCGTCGTTGACAAGAATGTTGCTTACACGCATCATTTTTATGCCAATATGCATAACATCAATGAAACATCGACTAGCCAGAATGCAAGCCCGAACAAGGCTATTGCTGCGGGTCTCAGTGTTTTCGTGACCGAATGGGGCTGGGTCGAAAAAGATATCAACGATGCCAAGACCAAGGCGAATGCCGATGCGTTCTTGAAATGGGTTGACGAAAAGAAACTTTCTACCGCCAAATGGGATGTCGAAAAACCGTATCTTGAAGATAATGATGACGACAACTATATCAAGGCGAACGTTCTTCCGCAAAAGACGACTTACACAAAGAACCTTGATTGGGCTTCGCAAATTAACGATGATCTCCCGTTTGCTCTCAAGACGACATCGACAGATGCTACCGGAGAATGGAGCTTTATTACGGATGTGAGCGGTAGCGATGAACAGGGTGACCACGGTAATTCTAGTTTCGAAGATAACTCCGAAAACGGAATGGTCAAGATGGATAAAATCAAGCTTGATACGGTCGGCACGGCTTTTGACTATGCACCTTATGTGAATGCCGATTTTACTTTCGATTTTGATATTTCCAAGTGCAAGATGTTCAGCTACCGCTATAAAGGTACGAACCATCAATTTGTAGCCTATAGCGATTGGAATACGTCTACCGAAATTCTCGGTCAGGGGCTTTGGGATTATCCGTTTGTCGGCATGCCTTATTCTCCAGAATGGACAACCGCTTATGTGGATTTTGGCTGGATGGTCAATAATGGCTGGCAGGCTGATGTACCGACAATTTTCTCTACAAAGTTGACGACGGCGCTCCGCTTTAGCGTTACCAACGTTGCGTTTGGCGATTATCTTTGGATTGATAGTCTCAAGTGCGTCGAAAATGTGTCCAATTACACGGTTATGGAAATCCCGGACGTTTTAAGTATCCCGACGGCGAGAATGGCTGCTCGCAATTTTGTTCGCGTGAATACTGACGGCATGAATATCGTTGCGACGGGCGTTAAGAATGGAAGCCATTATTCGCTCTCCAATGTTCTTGGACAAACTTTGCGTGTGGGCGTGGCGAAAGCGGGCAATTTCTCGATGACTGCGCCGCGTGCTGGTCGCTACATTCTCCGCATTGGAAATTCTGTCTATCCGGTAACGGTAAAGTAA
- a CDS encoding DUF177 domain-containing protein: protein MRINIAQKLTDSEDQRVVWSHADAPEIFDELHLKGDLVAEVLVSPEGNGKCLVTGTISGVQTLTCVRSLDLFDRPFETEIVVEVERGACAAQELHDDDDDVFAYTIPQTQDFVDVSECVRQLVTLQEPIAPVKNPDEDFIFVTNNQAGDGADAEKPLDPRWEKLKALKSKMENRS from the coding sequence TTGAGAATAAATATCGCACAAAAACTTACTGATTCCGAAGACCAACGAGTGGTCTGGTCCCATGCCGACGCTCCTGAAATCTTCGACGAACTGCACCTCAAGGGCGATCTGGTAGCCGAGGTGCTGGTTAGCCCCGAAGGCAACGGCAAGTGCCTTGTGACCGGTACTATCTCTGGAGTGCAAACACTCACTTGTGTCCGCAGCCTGGATCTTTTTGACCGTCCGTTCGAAACCGAGATTGTTGTCGAGGTGGAGCGCGGAGCATGCGCTGCACAGGAACTTCATGACGACGACGATGATGTTTTCGCCTACACGATTCCGCAGACACAGGACTTCGTAGATGTTTCCGAGTGCGTCCGACAGCTGGTGACCCTACAGGAACCCATTGCGCCCGTGAAAAATCCTGACGAAGATTTTATCTTTGTAACAAACAATCAAGCTGGCGATGGTGCCGATGCTGAAAAGCCGCTCGACCCCCGCTGGGAAAAACTCAAAGCTCTTAAGAGCAAAATGGAAAACAGGAGTTAA
- the plsX gene encoding phosphate acyltransferase PlsX — translation MIKVALDAMGGDYAPSVCIEGAVSAVKKNPNIHVVLCGPEAEVKASLEKLGYTGNQISVVDAPDPVAMDEHPVMVVKKKQHSGLVTCVALQKKGLVDASVSAGNSGAMMASCLMILGKTCDEFSRPPIGVALPTKDRRIVLVDGGANVDERASTLVDFAIAGSAFAEAYLGIENPKVGLLNMGEEEHKGPAVLQETYQLLKSAPVNFMGNIEGRDLIAGKADVVATSGYTGNVVLKLLEGFFEMHQEMFGTIDTPAGKRFSEMWDYRATGGALLLGLNGIGIIAHGRSDALAIEKAVEVAAKYAEADVANKVNARLAAIKSEEAPKA, via the coding sequence GTGATCAAAGTTGCACTGGATGCCATGGGTGGCGATTACGCCCCGAGTGTTTGCATTGAAGGCGCCGTTAGCGCAGTCAAGAAAAACCCCAATATTCATGTGGTTCTCTGCGGACCGGAGGCCGAGGTCAAGGCTTCTCTCGAGAAGCTTGGTTACACCGGCAATCAGATTTCCGTAGTTGATGCTCCGGATCCTGTGGCTATGGATGAACATCCTGTCATGGTGGTCAAGAAGAAGCAACATTCTGGCTTGGTGACTTGCGTTGCCTTGCAGAAGAAAGGTCTTGTGGACGCTTCTGTCAGTGCCGGTAACTCTGGCGCTATGATGGCTAGCTGCCTCATGATCCTCGGTAAGACTTGCGACGAGTTCTCTCGTCCGCCTATCGGGGTTGCACTTCCGACAAAGGATCGCCGCATTGTGTTGGTCGATGGCGGTGCAAACGTTGATGAACGTGCTTCCACTCTCGTTGACTTTGCCATTGCAGGTTCTGCATTCGCCGAAGCTTACCTCGGAATCGAAAATCCGAAGGTTGGCCTCTTGAACATGGGCGAAGAAGAACACAAGGGCCCGGCGGTTCTCCAGGAAACATACCAGCTCCTCAAGTCCGCTCCGGTTAACTTTATGGGTAACATCGAAGGTCGTGACCTCATTGCAGGTAAGGCCGACGTTGTTGCGACTTCTGGCTATACGGGTAACGTTGTGCTCAAGCTCCTGGAAGGCTTCTTCGAAATGCACCAGGAAATGTTTGGCACGATCGACACTCCGGCTGGCAAGCGTTTCTCCGAAATGTGGGACTATCGCGCTACGGGTGGTGCCTTGTTGCTTGGCCTCAATGGTATTGGCATCATCGCTCATGGCCGTTCCGACGCTCTCGCTATCGAAAAGGCTGTTGAAGTGGCTGCCAAGTATGCCGAAGCCGACGTTGCCAATAAGGTCAACGCTCGCCTCGCTGCAATCAAGTCCGAGGAAGCTCCTAAAGCATAG
- the rpmF gene encoding 50S ribosomal protein L32 yields the protein MAVPKRKTSTARRDKRRTHWKMEVPAMATCDHCGSVKRPHRVCPVCGFYNGVEVVDMKGAEA from the coding sequence ATGGCAGTACCTAAGAGAAAAACTTCGACCGCTCGTCGTGACAAGCGCCGCACCCACTGGAAGATGGAAGTGCCGGCTATGGCTACCTGCGATCATTGCGGTTCCGTGAAGCGTCCGCATCGCGTGTGCCCGGTTTGCGGCTTCTACAACGGTGTGGAAGTTGTTGACATGAAGGGTGCCGAAGCTTAA
- the acpP gene encoding acyl carrier protein, which yields MNEEIFKKVTDVIVAKLEVKAEDVKPESEFGNDLGADSLDRVELVMALEDEFDVEILDSDAEKFQKVSDVVAFLEAHKK from the coding sequence ATGAACGAAGAAATTTTCAAGAAGGTCACGGACGTGATCGTTGCTAAGTTGGAAGTCAAGGCTGAAGATGTCAAGCCCGAATCTGAATTCGGTAATGACCTCGGTGCAGACTCCCTTGACCGTGTTGAACTCGTTATGGCTCTCGAAGACGAATTCGATGTCGAAATCCTCGATTCCGACGCTGAAAAGTTCCAGAAGGTTTCTGACGTTGTTGCTTTCCTCGAAGCACACAAGAAGTAA
- the rnc gene encoding ribonuclease III: MEEQNLLHKILKLWFRQKSGDGLEAKLGYRFRDPELLAHALVHRSFLVGKDVPYASNNERLEFLGDSVLNMLTTEFLYRTYPSDPEGELSKRKSAIVSGHACAQSSKEWDLSEYVKIGKSEAKMGGRGKESILADAYEAVLGAVYLDGGLEEVRAILNKFHFPRVQEIISATDFVNYKSELLEFCQGKLRCSPEYVIVGEEGPEHQKVFTVEVVVNGKAYARGQGPNKKKAEQEASRLSLETLKAEAAEAEAKKAAAPKVKQPAHHIGLP, encoded by the coding sequence TTGGAAGAACAAAACCTGCTCCACAAGATTCTTAAACTCTGGTTTCGCCAGAAGTCCGGTGACGGGCTTGAGGCTAAGCTTGGGTACAGATTCCGCGATCCAGAACTGCTGGCTCATGCACTCGTCCACCGCTCGTTCCTCGTCGGGAAAGATGTCCCGTACGCAAGCAACAACGAGCGCCTAGAGTTCCTCGGCGATTCCGTCCTCAACATGCTCACGACGGAATTCTTATACAGGACTTATCCGAGCGATCCGGAGGGCGAACTCTCCAAGCGCAAGAGCGCGATTGTCTCGGGACACGCCTGTGCCCAGTCGTCCAAGGAATGGGACCTGAGCGAATATGTGAAAATCGGAAAGTCCGAAGCCAAGATGGGCGGTCGCGGCAAGGAAAGCATTCTCGCTGATGCCTATGAAGCTGTGCTTGGCGCCGTCTATCTCGATGGCGGCCTCGAAGAAGTCCGTGCCATTTTGAATAAGTTCCACTTCCCGCGTGTGCAAGAAATCATCAGTGCGACCGACTTCGTGAACTACAAAAGCGAACTTCTGGAATTTTGCCAGGGCAAATTGCGCTGCTCTCCGGAGTACGTGATTGTCGGCGAAGAAGGTCCGGAACACCAGAAAGTGTTTACGGTCGAAGTGGTCGTGAACGGCAAAGCGTATGCCCGCGGTCAAGGCCCGAACAAGAAGAAGGCCGAACAGGAAGCCTCCCGCCTGTCGCTTGAAACGCTCAAGGCTGAAGCTGCCGAAGCCGAAGCTAAGAAAGCCGCTGCCCCAAAAGTCAAACAACCCGCACACCATATCGGATTGCCGTAA
- the fabG gene encoding 3-oxoacyl-[acyl-carrier-protein] reductase, protein MPTKSIVTGASRGIGLAIARELAARGSDVVLISRGGCPEQAEAIAKEFGVKTFTFACDVSNSESVKDAFKQAIDALGGVDCLVNNAGITRDGLVLRMKDEDFDNVIATDLRSTFLCTRAVLRTMMGARKGSIVNIASLNGIRTQAGQANYAAAKAGVIGMTKSNSMEFGSRGITVNAVAPGFIDTDMTAAMSEETRAKYAAQIPLGRLGQPEDVAKAVAFLASDDAKYITGQVIGVDGGLNA, encoded by the coding sequence ATGCCTACGAAGTCTATTGTGACTGGCGCATCTCGTGGTATCGGTCTTGCCATTGCAAGAGAACTCGCTGCTCGCGGCTCTGACGTTGTTCTTATTTCCCGCGGCGGCTGTCCGGAACAGGCAGAAGCTATCGCCAAGGAATTCGGTGTCAAGACGTTCACGTTCGCATGCGACGTGAGCAATTCCGAATCTGTGAAGGACGCTTTCAAACAAGCTATCGACGCACTGGGTGGCGTGGACTGCCTCGTGAACAACGCTGGCATCACCCGTGACGGTCTCGTACTTCGCATGAAGGACGAAGATTTCGATAACGTTATCGCAACGGACCTCCGCTCGACGTTCCTTTGCACCAGAGCCGTCCTCAGGACGATGATGGGCGCCCGCAAAGGCAGCATCGTGAATATCGCAAGCTTGAACGGTATCAGAACTCAGGCAGGTCAGGCTAACTACGCCGCTGCTAAGGCTGGCGTGATCGGCATGACAAAGTCCAACTCCATGGAATTCGGTTCTCGCGGCATTACGGTGAACGCTGTCGCTCCGGGATTCATCGATACGGACATGACCGCCGCCATGAGTGAAGAAACTCGTGCAAAATATGCCGCCCAGATTCCGCTTGGCCGCCTCGGTCAGCCGGAAGATGTTGCCAAGGCAGTCGCATTTTTGGCTTCCGACGATGCCAAATACATTACCGGACAGGTAATTGGTGTCGATGGGGGCTTGAACGCTTAA
- a CDS encoding Ig-like domain-containing protein: MGYYFGFKRNFAVSVLCLSFWCIEASAEPLAFPEALGFGANVTGGRAGTVYHVTNLNDSGEGSFRDAVSQGNRIVVFDVGGIINIKTAVSIKSNITIAGQTAPGEGIAIHGGKLSTGKQSNIIIRYLRIRPGENTASTKDDALNLYDAKNVIVDHCSVELAPWNNFGGSSDNADYRVTGITVQNSLIANPIGQQFGAHIESIDGTWAWYYNAFVNTHNRNPLDKINDIFVNNILYNFEAGYTTHTSAKFKHDIVNNYFVYGPEGKNEWFQVDKKQSIYANGNLIDKNRDGVLNGGPTSIYYYQGPGEELKNPWNELTTKGPMMSAASAWRYVTSQSGVLPYDDIDSLIWHQVGTLGKEGALVKSVGAMGLKTNNGWGEVIAGKAATDSDKDGMPDYFEEAMGYDSAKDDAMTKESDGYVRIEKYINWLGAMHAQVEGNGTLDFDQRTITSGFQEVKPSYTVSAAENGSVELQKDGYTARFTPDKDFKGLASFKYTVKGNDNTEYTGRVEILVEKSANASEPPEQQRDSSETAQDSSKTAQDSTTAIRDAFREAHTFRNAPQMRKNTFHDLKGRRFEKQIPYRVTF; encoded by the coding sequence ATGGGATATTATTTTGGTTTTAAGCGAAATTTCGCGGTTTCGGTGCTCTGTTTATCGTTTTGGTGTATAGAAGCAAGCGCCGAGCCGCTCGCGTTTCCTGAAGCGCTGGGATTTGGCGCAAACGTTACGGGTGGCCGCGCAGGTACCGTTTACCACGTGACAAACTTGAACGATTCGGGCGAAGGCTCGTTCCGGGATGCAGTCAGTCAAGGGAACCGCATTGTCGTTTTTGACGTTGGCGGCATCATCAATATCAAAACTGCCGTTTCGATCAAGTCGAACATCACTATTGCCGGGCAGACAGCCCCAGGCGAGGGGATCGCCATTCACGGCGGAAAGCTTTCGACCGGTAAGCAGAGCAATATCATCATCCGATACTTGCGCATCCGTCCGGGCGAAAATACGGCAAGCACCAAAGACGACGCGCTCAACCTCTACGATGCCAAAAACGTCATTGTGGACCATTGCTCAGTAGAACTTGCTCCGTGGAATAACTTCGGAGGCTCTTCGGACAACGCAGATTACCGTGTCACTGGCATCACTGTGCAGAATTCGCTCATTGCAAACCCGATTGGCCAGCAGTTCGGCGCCCACATCGAATCCATTGACGGTACTTGGGCATGGTACTACAACGCCTTCGTGAATACGCACAACAGAAACCCGCTCGACAAGATTAACGACATTTTCGTCAACAACATCCTTTACAACTTCGAAGCGGGCTACACGACACACACTAGTGCAAAATTCAAGCACGACATCGTGAACAACTACTTTGTCTATGGTCCAGAAGGCAAAAACGAGTGGTTTCAGGTCGATAAAAAACAGAGCATTTACGCAAACGGAAACCTAATCGATAAGAACCGCGACGGAGTGCTCAATGGCGGGCCAACAAGCATTTATTACTACCAGGGACCTGGCGAAGAACTGAAAAATCCGTGGAACGAGCTCACGACAAAGGGCCCGATGATGAGTGCGGCAAGCGCCTGGCGCTACGTGACCTCGCAAAGTGGCGTCCTCCCCTACGACGACATTGATTCGCTTATCTGGCACCAGGTCGGCACGCTCGGCAAGGAAGGCGCGCTCGTAAAATCCGTAGGCGCCATGGGCCTCAAAACAAACAACGGCTGGGGTGAAGTCATCGCCGGGAAAGCAGCCACGGACAGCGACAAAGACGGCATGCCGGACTACTTCGAAGAAGCAATGGGCTATGACTCCGCAAAAGACGACGCTATGACCAAGGAAAGCGACGGCTATGTGCGCATTGAAAAGTACATCAACTGGCTCGGTGCCATGCATGCACAAGTCGAAGGCAACGGGACGCTCGATTTTGACCAGCGTACAATCACGAGTGGGTTCCAGGAAGTAAAACCGTCTTACACCGTATCGGCTGCAGAAAACGGCTCGGTTGAATTACAGAAAGACGGCTACACCGCAAGATTCACTCCTGACAAAGACTTCAAAGGACTCGCCTCATTCAAGTACACTGTCAAAGGGAACGACAACACCGAATACACAGGCCGCGTAGAAATACTCGTCGAAAAGTCCGCAAACGCAAGCGAGCCACCGGAACAGCAGCGAGACTCCAGCGAAACGGCACAAGACTCTAGCAAGACAGCGCAAGATTCCACAACGGCAATTCGAGATGCATTCCGAGAAGCCCACACATTCCGCAACGCGCCTCAAATGCGCAAGAACACGTTCCACGACCTCAAAGGCCGCCGCTTCGAAAAGCAAATTCCGTACAGAGTAACGTTCTAA
- a CDS encoding carboxypeptidase-like regulatory domain-containing protein, giving the protein MYLRNVLRKLVWVFPLGVVAFVAILCISLVGCSGNSDIANGTGSNAGETEIAGIITATNHGKPLVNALARVWILDEDSMHVAYEDSLDNNGVLEIRSAVLGEKAPVQLLETRSGDSLSTMRWVNLERSPEQTLSIAASESLKGSITNNGAAVEGATVSILDKSVVTDANGNFEFNDLPAGVHYAFVEGYFGKFSYQMETGLNEGATTNNINLADSIFTVVEDFENWKKQTFIGKSFGQGWWFICTDSLQGGGSRASAGVDSENLFVSGDSAKSGKSLHVSFDIDEETPGHYGVIGFTIGDDFDKAEMFAFYDLRKATAISFDARGSGKISLQIAKRSDKGEREYHESYFVTLTEKWEHFTFTADDFDTELIAVNAINILVIDDTEIYLDNIRFDGISPSMWPSLGMRF; this is encoded by the coding sequence ATGTACCTCCGTAATGTTTTACGAAAACTGGTTTGGGTATTCCCTTTGGGTGTTGTGGCTTTTGTCGCAATCCTTTGTATTTCGCTTGTTGGTTGTAGCGGAAATTCTGACATCGCAAACGGCACGGGTAGTAATGCTGGTGAAACTGAAATTGCAGGGATTATCACGGCGACAAATCATGGGAAACCTTTGGTGAATGCGCTTGCCCGTGTGTGGATTTTGGACGAAGACTCCATGCATGTGGCGTATGAAGATTCTTTGGATAACAATGGTGTTCTTGAAATTAGGTCCGCTGTTCTTGGTGAAAAAGCGCCTGTCCAGCTTTTGGAAACGCGTTCGGGCGACTCATTATCTACAATGCGCTGGGTCAATCTCGAACGTAGTCCCGAACAAACCCTTTCTATTGCGGCAAGCGAATCCCTTAAGGGATCAATAACGAATAACGGTGCTGCTGTAGAAGGTGCAACTGTTTCCATTTTGGATAAGTCTGTTGTTACGGATGCAAACGGAAACTTTGAATTTAATGATTTGCCTGCGGGCGTGCATTACGCTTTTGTCGAAGGCTATTTTGGAAAGTTCTCGTACCAGATGGAAACCGGATTGAATGAAGGTGCGACAACGAACAACATTAATCTCGCAGATAGCATTTTTACGGTTGTCGAGGATTTTGAAAACTGGAAAAAACAGACATTTATCGGAAAAAGTTTTGGACAGGGCTGGTGGTTTATTTGCACAGACTCGTTGCAGGGTGGCGGAAGCCGTGCAAGCGCGGGTGTCGATAGTGAAAATCTTTTTGTTTCTGGCGATAGCGCTAAAAGCGGAAAAAGCTTGCACGTCTCATTTGATATAGATGAGGAAACTCCGGGGCATTATGGAGTTATCGGTTTTACGATTGGTGACGATTTTGATAAGGCAGAAATGTTTGCGTTCTATGATTTGCGTAAGGCGACTGCAATTTCGTTTGATGCCAGAGGTTCTGGAAAAATCTCGTTGCAGATAGCCAAACGCAGTGATAAAGGCGAACGTGAATATCACGAATCGTACTTTGTGACGCTTACGGAAAAATGGGAACATTTCACGTTTACGGCAGATGATTTCGATACAGAACTTATTGCAGTCAATGCAATCAACATTCTCGTTATTGACGATACCGAAATTTACCTTGACAATATCCGCTTTGACGGTATTTCGCCCAGTATGTGGCCGAGTCTCGGGATGCGTTTTTAA
- a CDS encoding extracellular solute-binding protein, producing the protein MKTFSFRSLLAVPMAAALAFALAACNESGDSKSGQSSKKGTAVSEADCPILPLDSTATGEFDPIASKEARACGSITLWGSAMPKSFNMWEDYNSFSAELMNMMFEPLVSLHTTEDREIGILADKWEVSEDGKTFTFHVDPRAKWSDGKSITAEDVQFYYDVIMDEKNLTPIFKVGLSRFERPEVVDSLTVRMTAKESHWGNFWEAAGMLAFPKHVWGGKDFNKIRYEFPVVSGPYIIKTFREDRFVELQRRSDWWGFKKNWNHGKYNFQKIRYRFMNDQTKALEAFKKQDFNAYAIYTSSIWMKQTDFDAVKKGWAVKQRIYNKEPIGFQGMAINLRKPQFQDVRVRRALSYLLNREAMNEKYMYGQYFLLNSYYPDLWANNQNPTAPVYSYNPEKARALFAEAGYKVNGEGVLEKDGKPFAINFITSQEDLRHLTLFQEDLKKVGVVATIEQMSQSTLRKRLDDADFDLYWVNWGAGRLRDPEASWISTTAMQKGTNNLAGVQDPVVDSLINLQKTEFDLAKRNEILKALDNRLAEIVPYVLMWQCDHHRILYWNRYGTPEKVLDQFNREDAIPVYWWVDPVKSAALDKAMKSGESLPIPPFDIR; encoded by the coding sequence ATGAAAACTTTCTCCTTCCGCTCTTTACTTGCCGTTCCGATGGCGGCAGCTCTCGCTTTTGCTCTTGCCGCCTGCAATGAATCCGGCGATTCCAAATCCGGCCAATCTTCGAAAAAAGGCACCGCTGTTTCCGAAGCCGATTGCCCGATTCTCCCGCTCGATTCTACAGCGACCGGCGAGTTCGACCCGATAGCTTCCAAGGAAGCTCGCGCTTGCGGCTCTATTACGCTTTGGGGCTCCGCCATGCCGAAGTCTTTCAACATGTGGGAAGACTACAACAGCTTCTCCGCCGAACTCATGAACATGATGTTCGAACCGCTCGTGAGCCTGCATACCACCGAAGACCGTGAAATCGGCATCCTCGCTGACAAGTGGGAAGTCTCCGAAGACGGTAAGACGTTCACATTCCATGTGGACCCGCGCGCGAAGTGGAGCGATGGCAAGTCCATCACCGCCGAAGATGTGCAGTTCTACTATGACGTCATCATGGACGAAAAGAATCTCACGCCGATTTTCAAGGTGGGGCTCAGCCGCTTTGAACGCCCGGAAGTCGTCGATAGCTTGACTGTCCGCATGACTGCCAAGGAATCTCATTGGGGCAACTTCTGGGAAGCGGCTGGCATGCTCGCATTCCCGAAGCATGTGTGGGGAGGCAAGGACTTCAACAAGATTCGTTACGAATTCCCGGTCGTCTCTGGTCCGTACATCATCAAGACGTTCCGTGAAGACCGCTTTGTCGAACTCCAGCGCCGCAGCGACTGGTGGGGCTTCAAGAAAAACTGGAACCATGGCAAGTACAACTTCCAGAAAATCCGCTACCGCTTCATGAACGACCAGACGAAGGCGCTTGAAGCATTCAAGAAGCAGGACTTCAACGCTTACGCCATTTACACGAGCAGCATCTGGATGAAACAGACCGACTTTGATGCTGTCAAGAAGGGCTGGGCTGTCAAACAGCGCATCTACAACAAGGAACCGATTGGTTTCCAAGGCATGGCGATCAACCTTCGCAAGCCGCAGTTCCAAGATGTTCGCGTCCGTCGCGCACTTTCGTACCTCTTGAACCGTGAAGCGATGAATGAAAAGTACATGTACGGCCAGTACTTCCTCCTCAATAGCTATTATCCGGACCTCTGGGCGAATAACCAGAACCCGACGGCGCCAGTCTACAGCTACAATCCCGAAAAGGCCCGTGCGCTCTTTGCCGAAGCGGGCTACAAGGTGAATGGGGAAGGCGTTCTTGAAAAGGACGGCAAGCCGTTTGCCATCAACTTTATCACGAGCCAGGAAGACTTGCGCCACCTCACGCTTTTCCAGGAAGACTTGAAGAAGGTGGGCGTTGTGGCGACCATCGAACAGATGAGCCAGAGCACGCTCCGCAAGCGCTTGGACGATGCTGACTTTGACCTTTACTGGGTGAACTGGGGCGCAGGCCGCCTCCGTGACCCGGAAGCGAGCTGGATTTCTACGACTGCCATGCAGAAAGGCACGAACAACCTCGCTGGTGTTCAAGACCCTGTTGTTGATAGCCTCATCAACTTGCAGAAGACTGAATTTGACCTCGCGAAGCGCAATGAAATCTTGAAGGCGCTTGATAACCGCCTTGCCGAAATCGTCCCGTACGTGCTCATGTGGCAATGCGACCACCACCGCATCCTCTACTGGAACCGCTACGGCACGCCCGAAAAGGTGCTCGACCAGTTCAACCGCGAAGACGCCATCCCGGTCTATTGGTGGGTCGATCCGGTCAAGTCTGCTGCGCTCGACAAGGCGATGAAATCCGGCGAAAGCCTGCCCATCCCGCCGTTCGATATCCGCTAA